In the genome of Hymenobacter taeanensis, one region contains:
- the mazG gene encoding nucleoside triphosphate pyrophosphohydrolase, whose product MEYTNATRRAEQLAAFGRLLDVLDRLRAECPWDRKQTLQSLRHLTIEETYELGDAILRNDLPDLKKELGDVMLHLTFYAKIASEQGAFDIADVLNAQCEKLIFRHPHIYGNTQAETEEDVKRNWEQLKLQEKGNTSVLGGVPVSLPALVKAMRIQEKARGAGFDWEKSEQVWAKVQEELTEFSEEFAQSDPATINQERATAEFGDLIFSLINFARHAGINPEEALERTNRKFIQRFQYLETESTRDGHSLKDLTLAQMDRYWEQAKKLAITPPEDTAIK is encoded by the coding sequence ATGGAATACACTAATGCCACTCGACGGGCGGAGCAGCTAGCCGCCTTTGGTCGCCTTCTCGATGTGCTTGACCGTTTACGGGCGGAGTGCCCCTGGGATCGGAAACAGACGCTACAAAGCCTGCGCCACCTCACCATTGAAGAAACCTATGAGCTGGGCGATGCTATTCTGCGTAATGATTTGCCAGACCTTAAAAAGGAGTTAGGCGACGTAATGCTCCATCTGACTTTTTACGCCAAGATTGCCAGTGAACAAGGCGCATTTGATATTGCTGATGTCTTAAATGCCCAGTGTGAAAAGCTTATTTTTCGGCACCCGCACATTTACGGAAATACCCAAGCCGAAACAGAAGAAGACGTTAAACGTAACTGGGAGCAGCTGAAACTCCAGGAAAAAGGAAACACATCTGTACTAGGGGGCGTACCTGTGTCGTTACCCGCTCTCGTAAAGGCGATGCGTATACAGGAAAAAGCCCGGGGGGCAGGCTTTGATTGGGAAAAATCTGAGCAGGTGTGGGCCAAAGTGCAGGAGGAATTAACCGAATTCTCTGAAGAATTTGCTCAATCTGATCCTGCAACTATCAATCAGGAGCGGGCCACTGCTGAATTTGGAGACTTAATTTTTTCTCTGATAAATTTTGCCCGCCATGCCGGCATTAACCCGGAAGAGGCGCTGGAACGTACCAATCGAAAATTCATCCAAAGGTTTCAATACCTTGAAACTGAATCTACTCGTGATGGCCACAGTCTAAAAGACTTAACTCTTGCGCAGATGGATCGTTACTGGGAGCAAGCCAAAAAATTGGCAATTACTCCACCTGAGGATACCGCAATAAAATAG
- a CDS encoding PstS family phosphate ABC transporter substrate-binding protein: MTMHANFRNAGAMLALSGLLAACNGGGSSSTTSATDTPTSGSIRVGVDETFEPILKSQVDTFQKLYPGAHIQAVYKPEQQVIQSFLADSTRLAVVSRDLTAQEKGVLERLQLSPRTIKIGVDGVAIIVHPSNPDSLLTVAQLRGIFTGQQQQWAQVSSKNKLGPITIVFDNNNSSTARFVQDSVTRGAALTKAAFASKSNPALIDYVATHPNAIGVIGVNWISDRDDASVQKFLNRVRVVGVSSKPTGSTPDDYVQPYQAYLAQKTYPLRRELYVISREARAGLGTGFASFIAGNKGQLIMLKSGLMPATGQVRLIEVKSQ; the protein is encoded by the coding sequence ATGACGATGCACGCTAACTTCCGTAATGCCGGTGCTATGTTAGCGCTGAGCGGGCTACTGGCAGCTTGCAACGGCGGTGGATCCTCTTCTACCACCTCGGCCACCGATACTCCTACCAGCGGGTCGATACGGGTAGGGGTGGATGAGACGTTTGAGCCTATTCTGAAATCCCAGGTCGATACGTTTCAAAAGCTATATCCCGGCGCGCATATTCAAGCGGTATACAAGCCCGAGCAGCAGGTGATTCAGTCGTTTCTGGCTGATAGTACGAGGTTGGCGGTGGTATCACGTGACCTTACTGCCCAGGAGAAAGGGGTGCTTGAGAGACTCCAGCTTTCACCTCGCACCATAAAAATTGGGGTTGATGGTGTGGCCATCATTGTACATCCCAGTAACCCTGATTCGCTCTTAACGGTAGCGCAACTGAGGGGCATATTTACGGGCCAGCAGCAGCAGTGGGCTCAGGTGAGCAGCAAAAACAAGCTTGGCCCTATTACTATTGTCTTTGACAATAACAACTCCAGCACCGCACGTTTTGTGCAAGACTCCGTAACGCGTGGTGCAGCCCTGACTAAAGCAGCTTTTGCTTCGAAATCGAACCCAGCGCTCATAGATTACGTTGCTACTCATCCAAACGCTATTGGCGTCATTGGTGTCAACTGGATCAGTGACCGGGATGATGCTTCCGTGCAGAAATTTTTGAATCGAGTACGCGTTGTGGGTGTGAGCTCTAAACCAACCGGCTCCACTCCCGACGACTACGTGCAGCCTTACCAGGCCTACTTAGCCCAGAAGACTTATCCGTTGCGCCGAGAGCTTTATGTTATCAGCCGAGAGGCTCGCGCAGGACTTGGCACCGGTTTTGCATCCTTTATTGCTGGTAACAAAGGACAACTCATAATGCTGAAATCAGGCTTAATGCCTGCCACTGGCCAAGTGAGACTTATTGAAGTTAAATCTCAATAG
- the glmM gene encoding phosphoglucosamine mutase, with amino-acid sequence MALIKSISGIRGTIGGVAGDGLTPIDVVKYAAAFGTWVLNQTDNNTIVIGRDARLSGDMVSRLVSATLQGLGIHVIDLGLSTTPTVEMAVPAKQAGGGIILTASHNPKQWNALKLLNSKGEFISDEDGKLVLALGDSEAFDFAPVTKLGHYTTDDTFLQEHISAILQLPLVNKEAIKARNFRVVVDAVNSTGGFAVPMLLEALGVEVIEKLYCEPTGDFAHNPEPLPENLRDISRILAKGGFDVGIVVDPDVDRLALVNEDGTMFGEEYTLVAVSDYVLQQNGGGNTVSNLSSTRALRDVTEKHGGSYAAAAVGEVNVVNKMKDTNAVIGGEGNGGIIYPELHYGRDSLVGIALFLSHLAATGLTMTRLRATYPNYFISKNKIELTPEINTDEVLVQMQKRYAKQPINTIDGVKIEFDKEWVHLRKSNTEPIIRIYAESDSNATADHLANKIIGDIKEIINQ; translated from the coding sequence GTGGCATTAATAAAATCAATTTCGGGTATCCGAGGAACCATTGGCGGTGTGGCCGGTGATGGCTTAACGCCCATTGACGTGGTGAAATATGCCGCGGCATTCGGAACGTGGGTTCTAAATCAAACCGATAATAATACGATTGTCATTGGTCGGGATGCTCGCCTATCTGGCGACATGGTTAGCCGGTTGGTTTCCGCCACGCTGCAAGGCTTGGGCATTCATGTGATAGATTTGGGGCTAAGCACCACCCCTACGGTTGAAATGGCAGTTCCCGCGAAGCAGGCGGGCGGCGGTATTATTTTAACGGCTTCGCACAACCCAAAGCAGTGGAATGCTCTGAAACTGCTTAACAGCAAGGGCGAGTTCATATCTGATGAGGATGGCAAGCTGGTGCTTGCGCTTGGTGACTCTGAGGCATTTGATTTTGCCCCCGTTACCAAGCTAGGCCACTATACCACTGACGATACATTCTTGCAGGAGCATATTAGCGCTATTCTGCAATTACCCTTAGTAAATAAGGAGGCAATTAAGGCCCGCAATTTTCGGGTGGTAGTTGATGCGGTGAATTCAACGGGTGGCTTTGCTGTACCTATGCTGCTAGAAGCATTAGGGGTAGAGGTAATTGAGAAGCTGTATTGTGAGCCCACCGGAGATTTTGCGCACAATCCCGAGCCGTTACCCGAGAACCTGCGTGATATTTCCCGCATTCTGGCCAAAGGCGGCTTCGATGTGGGGATTGTAGTTGACCCCGACGTTGACCGCTTGGCGCTGGTAAATGAGGACGGCACTATGTTCGGGGAGGAGTACACCCTGGTAGCCGTGTCTGACTACGTTCTGCAGCAGAATGGCGGTGGCAATACGGTGAGCAACTTAAGCAGCACCCGTGCCCTGCGCGATGTAACGGAGAAGCACGGCGGAAGCTACGCTGCTGCTGCCGTGGGCGAGGTGAATGTGGTGAACAAAATGAAGGACACCAACGCTGTGATTGGGGGCGAAGGAAACGGCGGTATCATTTATCCGGAACTGCACTATGGCCGTGACTCATTGGTGGGTATTGCCTTGTTCCTGAGTCACCTGGCAGCTACTGGGCTAACCATGACGCGCCTGCGGGCAACGTATCCCAACTACTTCATTTCTAAGAATAAGATTGAGCTGACGCCCGAAATCAATACCGATGAAGTATTGGTGCAAATGCAGAAGCGCTACGCCAAGCAGCCCATCAACACAATTGATGGCGTAAAAATCGAGTTTGATAAAGAGTGGGTACACCTGCGTAAGTCGAACACGGAGCCTATTATCCGTATTTACGCAGAATCAGATTCTAACGCCACTGCTGACCACCTGGCCAATAAAATTATTGGTGATATAAAAGAAATTATCAACCAATAA
- a CDS encoding energy transducer TonB: MTNTTHTPLLSLDDIVFEGRNKAYGAYVLRRIYGRHLYTAVLLATALTALLIAFPILIQHFWPSKTVSPGIIELPPPIIELQDITLPKDKVAPQPAARPRTVVVRPPAETVPTVVPDALAKPPIEKPQSTVDVEGPVVVGPVATDGTGLGNVSNVGSGKDTFATPTAPAEVKPFIHVEEMPDFVGGQAALAKYLQRHLRYPASALRSSISGRVFVAFTVNSDGTIKDVEILKGLGYGTDEEATRVISAMPAWKPGRQNNRAVPVRYTLPITFRYE, encoded by the coding sequence ATGACCAACACCACGCACACCCCACTCCTCTCCCTCGACGACATTGTCTTTGAAGGGCGCAACAAAGCGTATGGCGCTTATGTACTACGCCGTATTTATGGCCGCCACTTATACACGGCCGTGCTGTTGGCCACTGCGCTCACAGCGTTGCTCATTGCCTTCCCCATTCTGATTCAGCACTTCTGGCCTAGCAAAACTGTTTCTCCGGGTATCATTGAATTACCGCCGCCCATTATTGAGCTGCAGGACATTACTTTACCCAAAGACAAGGTAGCCCCTCAACCAGCGGCACGGCCAAGAACAGTAGTAGTGCGCCCCCCGGCAGAAACGGTACCTACCGTTGTGCCCGACGCGCTTGCCAAGCCTCCTATTGAAAAACCCCAAAGTACGGTTGATGTGGAGGGCCCTGTAGTTGTAGGTCCAGTAGCTACTGATGGTACTGGCCTAGGGAATGTATCTAATGTGGGCTCTGGTAAAGATACCTTTGCAACTCCAACTGCTCCTGCCGAAGTAAAGCCCTTTATCCATGTTGAGGAAATGCCCGATTTTGTAGGAGGTCAGGCTGCCTTAGCTAAATACTTACAACGGCATTTACGGTACCCTGCTTCAGCTCTGCGCTCCAGCATTTCGGGCCGGGTGTTTGTTGCCTTTACGGTCAATTCAGACGGAACCATCAAAGACGTAGAAATTCTGAAAGGCTTAGGCTACGGCACTGATGAAGAGGCCACCCGAGTTATCAGTGCAATGCCGGCTTGGAAGCCTGGTCGCCAGAACAACCGGGCAGTTCCAGTGCGCTACACCTTGCCTATTACTTTCCGCTATGAATAA
- a CDS encoding tetratricopeptide repeat protein has translation MNFKPWKLTLLAALSVSGSAALAQNTSSVQRAFDLERYGEARSTLLKQGGSTESNFELGRLYQLRDMPDSAAYYFNRISLNQKDPVTLIAAGRAALAKGKTAEAEIQFDSAVKASKGKDAKVYTMIAQAYAESDIKDITKALTYVDAAQKLNKGKDDPTLMIARGDIYLKTEQGGGEAMNSYERATMADPNNVKAYVRKGQLNMRARTYNEAKTNLDKAISIDPNYAPAYNALAETYYFAGRYDDALAQFQKFTSLAEKSTNTDAKYASFLYLTKKYPEALTEINKVLAANPNDLTMNRLKAYSLYEQGQNEEALAAMQKYMQIANASNKVITEDNVYYGKMLIKSGKTTEGAAIIKKAIDADPKKASELQNELAQAYIAAKDYPNAIATYRARMKANDGGELTDKVYLARAYELNDQYAQADSLYGMVLTERPTYVPGYQMRARANANLDKDSKQGLAKPYYEKYIEVASGADAAKYKTGLIEANKYLGSYYLFTKNDKAASLPYWQQVLVLDPADQQAKTAVSEINKPATKAPAKRK, from the coding sequence ATGAACTTCAAGCCCTGGAAGCTAACGCTCCTCGCTGCCTTGTCTGTTTCCGGCTCTGCCGCACTCGCTCAGAATACCTCAAGTGTCCAACGGGCTTTTGATTTGGAGCGTTACGGTGAGGCCCGCTCTACGCTGCTTAAGCAAGGTGGCTCAACAGAGTCGAACTTTGAGTTAGGTCGTCTGTACCAGTTGCGTGACATGCCTGACTCGGCAGCCTACTACTTCAACCGTATTTCGCTGAATCAGAAAGACCCTGTTACGCTGATAGCAGCTGGCCGTGCAGCCTTGGCCAAAGGCAAAACTGCTGAAGCCGAAATTCAGTTTGACAGCGCTGTAAAGGCCTCTAAAGGCAAAGATGCCAAGGTCTATACAATGATTGCACAGGCCTACGCTGAGTCTGATATCAAGGATATCACAAAGGCTCTCACGTACGTAGATGCTGCGCAGAAACTCAACAAGGGAAAAGATGACCCCACGCTAATGATTGCTCGTGGCGACATCTATCTCAAGACTGAGCAAGGTGGCGGCGAGGCAATGAACAGCTACGAACGTGCCACTATGGCAGATCCTAACAACGTGAAAGCGTACGTTCGGAAAGGCCAGCTCAATATGCGCGCCCGGACTTACAACGAGGCCAAAACTAACCTCGACAAGGCTATCAGCATAGATCCTAACTATGCTCCTGCTTATAACGCTCTGGCTGAGACCTACTACTTTGCTGGTCGTTACGACGATGCGTTGGCACAGTTCCAGAAGTTTACCTCGTTGGCGGAGAAGTCTACGAACACGGATGCCAAGTACGCGTCGTTCCTGTACCTGACCAAGAAGTACCCCGAGGCCTTGACTGAAATCAACAAGGTTTTAGCCGCCAACCCCAACGATTTGACCATGAATCGTTTGAAGGCTTACTCGTTGTATGAGCAGGGCCAGAACGAGGAGGCACTAGCCGCCATGCAGAAGTACATGCAGATTGCTAACGCCAGCAATAAAGTAATCACCGAAGACAACGTGTACTACGGTAAGATGCTTATTAAGAGCGGTAAGACAACTGAAGGTGCTGCCATCATTAAGAAGGCTATTGATGCTGATCCGAAGAAAGCTTCTGAGCTGCAGAATGAGCTTGCCCAAGCTTACATTGCAGCCAAAGATTACCCCAATGCCATTGCAACCTACCGTGCTCGTATGAAAGCGAACGATGGTGGTGAGCTAACGGATAAGGTATACCTAGCCCGCGCTTACGAGCTCAACGACCAGTATGCACAGGCAGATAGCCTTTATGGCATGGTTCTCACGGAGCGTCCCACGTACGTTCCTGGCTACCAGATGCGTGCTCGTGCTAATGCCAACCTCGATAAAGACTCTAAGCAAGGGCTGGCTAAGCCTTACTACGAGAAATACATTGAAGTGGCCTCTGGTGCCGATGCTGCCAAGTATAAGACTGGCCTGATCGAAGCTAACAAGTACTTGGGTTCTTATTACCTGTTCACTAAGAACGACAAAGCCGCCTCATTGCCCTACTGGCAGCAGGTGCTTGTGCTTGACCCCGCTGATCAGCAAGCCAAAACAGCTGTGAGCGAAATCAACAAGCCAGCTACCAAAGCTCCGGCTAAGCGTAAGTAA
- a CDS encoding ExbD/TolR family protein, with the protein MTPMVDLAFLLVTFFMLTTKFAPEEAVVVDTPSSTSEIRLPESHVITIAVDKDKRVFFGMDDDEIKADLLKQVGAKYGVSFTAPQVQAFRGVASSFGTPIEKLPALLNLDSEQRKSVKQEGIPSDSLNNQLIEWIVTAQSLSRKQFGKPAYIAIKGDGNADVPTVKKVISLMQDKNINRFNLITDLETKPVAGN; encoded by the coding sequence ATGACTCCGATGGTAGACTTGGCCTTCCTGCTGGTGACCTTCTTCATGCTCACCACGAAATTTGCCCCGGAAGAGGCGGTAGTGGTGGACACGCCTTCCTCAACATCAGAAATTCGTTTGCCCGAGTCGCACGTAATCACCATTGCGGTTGACAAAGACAAGCGGGTATTCTTCGGAATGGATGATGATGAGATTAAGGCTGATTTGCTCAAGCAGGTTGGAGCCAAATACGGGGTAAGCTTTACCGCTCCCCAGGTTCAAGCCTTCCGAGGCGTAGCTTCTAGCTTCGGCACTCCCATCGAAAAGCTGCCCGCTCTCCTCAACCTGGATAGCGAACAGCGTAAGTCGGTCAAGCAGGAAGGTATTCCTTCCGATTCGCTTAATAACCAGCTTATCGAATGGATTGTCACCGCACAGTCGCTTAGCCGTAAGCAATTTGGTAAGCCCGCTTATATCGCCATTAAAGGTGATGGTAATGCGGACGTACCAACTGTGAAGAAAGTCATCAGCCTGATGCAGGACAAGAACATTAACCGGTTCAACCTAATTACCGACCTCGAAACCAAACCGGTGGCCGGTAACTAA
- a CDS encoding ExbD/TolR family protein yields the protein MAEIQQQASGGGKGGKKRAKKMSTKIDMTPMVDLAFLLLTFFMLTTTFSKPTVMQVTMPVKEKEPNKDPTVLKASDAFTVLLGENNKIYYYEGLLDATTKPELKLSSYDANGIRKTLLDRRRANPGTVVLIKPDDNSNYKNMVDILDEMNITDQKKYALVDISKADQDLIKNSGL from the coding sequence ATGGCAGAAATCCAACAACAAGCCTCCGGTGGCGGAAAAGGTGGAAAGAAGCGGGCCAAGAAAATGTCGACCAAAATCGACATGACTCCCATGGTGGACTTGGCCTTTCTGCTCCTCACCTTTTTCATGCTCACCACTACGTTCAGCAAGCCTACCGTAATGCAGGTAACCATGCCTGTGAAGGAAAAGGAGCCGAACAAAGACCCAACAGTACTAAAAGCATCTGATGCTTTTACGGTTCTTCTGGGTGAGAACAACAAGATCTACTATTACGAAGGCTTACTGGATGCTACCACGAAGCCAGAGTTGAAGTTGAGCAGCTACGATGCCAATGGTATTCGTAAAACGTTGCTAGACCGTCGGCGGGCTAACCCCGGTACTGTGGTACTGATTAAGCCCGACGACAACTCGAACTACAAGAATATGGTCGACATCCTCGACGAAATGAACATTACCGACCAAAAGAAATATGCGTTGGTTGACATTTCGAAAGCGGATCAAGATCTGATTAAAAACTCAGGGTTATGA
- a CDS encoding MotA/TolQ/ExbB proton channel family protein, producing the protein MNKPAARPAAAAAPQGEAKGGGSSLFAVLAIILAFVVSVVVFIFVLGDGSHFQGGNHDNNPLPGDYFGVVYKGGPVVPVLITMFLCVIIFSIERALTLGRAKGSKSIEAFVRTIRQKLNVNDITGAIAACDQQKGSVANVVKAGLVKYQEMARERHMEKDQKVLAIQKEIEESTALELPMLEKNLVIISTLASIATLVGLIGTVLGMIKAFSALAQGGAPDAVGLANGISEALINTALGISTSALAIVAYNFFTSKIDELTYSIDEAGFSIIQTFSAQHGATEHNTTV; encoded by the coding sequence ATGAACAAGCCCGCGGCTCGGCCCGCCGCTGCTGCTGCGCCGCAAGGTGAAGCCAAGGGTGGTGGTTCGTCCCTATTTGCCGTACTCGCCATCATTTTGGCTTTTGTAGTAAGTGTAGTCGTTTTCATTTTCGTACTAGGTGACGGTAGCCACTTCCAAGGCGGCAACCACGACAACAACCCTCTGCCCGGTGACTACTTTGGTGTAGTATACAAAGGTGGTCCGGTAGTACCCGTACTGATTACCATGTTCCTGTGCGTAATCATCTTCTCTATTGAGCGTGCTTTGACCCTGGGCCGTGCAAAAGGCAGCAAGAGCATTGAAGCGTTCGTACGTACCATCCGTCAGAAACTGAACGTGAATGACATCACGGGTGCTATTGCCGCCTGCGATCAGCAGAAAGGTTCGGTAGCTAACGTAGTAAAAGCTGGTCTGGTGAAATACCAGGAGATGGCTCGTGAGCGTCACATGGAGAAAGACCAGAAAGTACTGGCTATCCAGAAGGAAATCGAAGAATCGACGGCTCTGGAGCTGCCAATGCTGGAGAAAAACCTGGTTATCATCTCTACCCTGGCTTCTATCGCTACGCTGGTAGGTCTGATTGGTACGGTACTGGGTATGATCAAGGCCTTCTCGGCTCTGGCACAAGGTGGTGCTCCTGACGCAGTAGGTCTGGCTAACGGTATCTCGGAAGCCCTTATCAACACTGCTCTGGGTATCAGCACCTCGGCTCTGGCTATTGTTGCTTACAATTTCTTCACTAGCAAGATTGACGAGCTGACCTATAGCATTGACGAGGCTGGCTTCAGCATCATCCAGACCTTCTCGGCCCAGCACGGCGCGACTGAACACAACACCACTGTGTAA
- a CDS encoding energy transducer TonB, protein MMDNTQLAKASLDDIVFEGRNKAYGAYVIRRVYGKHVTRAVLLAVAFFALMIAFPLVARMMKKEEVVVDDKMLKVNELMEAPPLDATKPPPPPPPPPDAPPPPPPKLTTVKFTPPVVKKDEEVKKVEEIPDQEDLKEKTVATVTVKGNTDNPADLAGLEPGEGTKAVEEVVESKPYTYVEQMPVFPGGTEALLAYIGKNIKYPAMALRNQVEGRVFIKFVVGADGSVTNAEVQKGIGAGCDEESLRVIKNLPKFTPGKQNGRAVPVYYTVPVTFAIK, encoded by the coding sequence ATGATGGACAACACGCAGTTGGCCAAGGCTTCCCTCGACGACATCGTCTTCGAAGGTCGCAATAAGGCCTATGGAGCCTACGTAATCCGGCGGGTGTATGGTAAGCACGTAACCCGTGCAGTTCTTCTTGCGGTTGCTTTCTTTGCTTTAATGATTGCGTTCCCACTTGTGGCGCGCATGATGAAGAAAGAGGAAGTAGTAGTAGACGACAAGATGCTGAAGGTGAACGAGCTTATGGAAGCACCTCCGTTGGATGCTACAAAGCCCCCACCCCCACCACCGCCGCCACCAGACGCGCCACCACCGCCGCCGCCCAAACTCACCACTGTAAAGTTTACTCCTCCCGTTGTGAAGAAGGACGAGGAAGTGAAAAAGGTGGAAGAGATTCCTGACCAGGAAGATCTGAAAGAGAAAACGGTAGCTACAGTGACCGTGAAGGGCAACACCGATAACCCAGCTGACTTGGCTGGTTTGGAACCCGGTGAAGGCACTAAGGCGGTAGAAGAAGTAGTTGAAAGCAAGCCTTACACCTACGTAGAGCAGATGCCGGTTTTCCCCGGTGGCACGGAAGCCCTGTTGGCTTACATTGGTAAGAACATCAAGTATCCTGCAATGGCTCTTCGCAACCAGGTTGAAGGTCGCGTGTTCATCAAGTTCGTGGTAGGTGCCGATGGCTCCGTTACGAACGCTGAAGTTCAAAAAGGTATTGGTGCTGGCTGCGACGAAGAGTCGCTCCGCGTTATCAAAAACCTTCCGAAGTTCACGCCAGGTAAGCAGAACGGTCGTGCAGTACCAGTTTACTACACCGTACCAGTAACGTTTGCTATCAAATAA
- a CDS encoding PRC-barrel domain-containing protein, producing the protein MHLQRLRDLAEFEVADNSPDVRGWTVRGGDGKPFGDVYELIVEVEALKVRYLDVELSADLKISKYDRHILLPIGVAAIDEESDSVFVPSLNSETVLQYPPYNEIQVTRAYEEAMLRALNLPLPAAPVQRFYDQPGYDEQTFYQSRRPASSDAFRRRGQQLNE; encoded by the coding sequence ATGCACCTACAACGTCTGCGTGATCTGGCTGAGTTTGAGGTTGCCGATAACAGCCCGGATGTGCGCGGCTGGACCGTACGTGGGGGCGACGGGAAACCCTTCGGTGATGTGTATGAACTCATTGTAGAAGTAGAAGCCCTCAAAGTCCGTTATCTGGATGTGGAGCTTTCCGCTGACTTGAAGATCAGCAAATATGACCGGCACATTCTGCTACCCATTGGGGTGGCGGCCATTGATGAGGAAAGCGACAGTGTATTTGTGCCCTCGCTCAACAGCGAAACCGTGCTGCAGTACCCGCCATATAATGAAATCCAGGTAACCCGGGCCTATGAAGAGGCGATGCTCAGGGCCCTGAATTTACCCCTGCCAGCCGCACCGGTTCAGCGGTTCTATGACCAGCCGGGCTATGATGAGCAAACCTTCTATCAAAGCCGTAGGCCAGCATCATCGGATGCGTTTAGGCGCCGCGGCCAGCAACTGAATGAATAA
- a CDS encoding cysteine desulfurase family protein has product MTVYFDNAATTPLDPEVLDAMLPFMRDHFGNPSSIHGHGRQVRAAIENARKTIAHLINAAPAEIVFTSCGTEADNYAAFGSIRTLGLRHAITSPLEHHAVLHTLQALEKAGDIQLSYVRHDEQGRLDLGHLEDLLASHQGRTFVSLMHANNEIGNLNDIQTIGEVCQRHNAVFHTDTVQTMGHYQLDVQKIKTDFLVGSAHKFHGPKGVGFLYRRSGVLVDSLIHGGSQERNQRAGTENVYGIVGLAKALEIACRGMAEHQHHIQGLKDRFIQKLRAEIDGVAFNGTSAEADHSLYTVLNVSLPPSDMNEMLLFNLDINRVSVSGGSACTSGANAGSHVLHALGADQNRGAIRFSMSKYNTAEEVDYAVEQLAKMYRKEPLKI; this is encoded by the coding sequence ATGACTGTGTATTTCGATAATGCCGCCACTACTCCCCTGGATCCGGAGGTGCTGGACGCCATGCTGCCTTTTATGCGTGACCATTTTGGTAACCCTAGCAGTATACATGGGCATGGCCGACAGGTGCGGGCGGCAATTGAGAATGCTCGAAAGACTATTGCGCACTTGATTAATGCAGCGCCCGCGGAGATTGTATTCACCTCTTGCGGCACTGAAGCCGATAATTATGCGGCTTTCGGTAGCATTCGTACACTAGGCCTACGTCATGCTATCACCTCACCGCTAGAGCACCACGCGGTTTTGCACACGCTGCAAGCGCTGGAAAAAGCCGGTGATATTCAACTTAGCTACGTGCGGCATGATGAGCAAGGCCGCCTAGACCTAGGGCACCTCGAAGACCTATTAGCTAGCCATCAGGGCCGCACATTTGTGAGCTTGATGCACGCCAACAATGAGATTGGAAATCTGAATGACATCCAGACCATTGGGGAAGTCTGCCAGCGGCACAACGCGGTGTTCCATACCGATACGGTGCAGACGATGGGCCATTACCAGCTGGATGTGCAGAAAATAAAAACTGATTTCCTGGTGGGCTCGGCGCACAAGTTTCATGGCCCAAAGGGAGTGGGCTTTCTCTACCGGCGGTCGGGGGTGCTGGTTGATTCCCTGATTCATGGCGGCTCGCAGGAGCGCAACCAGCGGGCGGGTACCGAAAACGTGTATGGCATAGTAGGCTTGGCCAAAGCCCTGGAAATTGCTTGCCGGGGCATGGCAGAGCATCAGCACCACATTCAGGGATTGAAAGACCGGTTTATTCAGAAGCTGCGGGCTGAGATAGATGGTGTTGCCTTCAATGGTACCTCCGCGGAGGCCGACCATAGCTTATACACAGTGCTGAATGTGAGCCTGCCGCCCTCCGACATGAACGAGATGCTGCTCTTCAACCTTGATATCAACCGGGTATCGGTCTCGGGCGGATCTGCCTGTACAAGCGGCGCCAATGCCGGCTCGCACGTGCTGCATGCGCTGGGAGCTGATCAGAACCGGGGCGCCATCCGGTTCTCCATGAGCAAGTACAACACTGCCGAGGAAGTAGATTACGCCGTAGAGCAGCTGGCGAAAATGTACCGGAAGGAACCCCTAAAAATCTGA